The proteins below come from a single Tachysurus fulvidraco isolate hzauxx_2018 chromosome 13, HZAU_PFXX_2.0, whole genome shotgun sequence genomic window:
- the fan1 gene encoding fanconi-associated nuclease 1 encodes MGPKPGKSRSKDHARPLRRLSLAKNAHQQGNAKLQKGPSITSFFKNTPPSKLACPLCGKFIPRFKINEHIDSQCQDFLEENDTQAASASDNEQVKTSRHFLNNAPQSAEEEKNASMHENDQDRKTSPYFKKNGTAGQESPNNSSPHSGEPKIVSLGRLSSKLSKKGLFSLEDSKIPSPQTSIKEEPVLCEPSSSQKENFDENVSLNAEVITSCSDLSSQVPSENRVEPCVEEIKQATSKLDSLGPDTFQSANTAASLRLMKRKKEETPGAGVATKMQKKTRFSGKRSAKSASADPLPDRSSDLQQDASNSSVNHGSLRRPYYLQNFLTVLGTVLENKDDRALFSEEELSSIQRFKQLSVPGQMLYVRLFQRKLKWLQVSKLDYAEISSDLNPVVQELVSCAFLQTESELTEIQDVLDLLPAPELRSLAKTFHLGGPGSSSQKQQLVEGLLLLSKQRSFFSLAPGQSNTGAVILKRAKQLAGSCIYLCREPHAMFSRVLLLFSLTDTLEEEEMASGGQGQLYTILLVNSGRLAFPAYTVQRSAQVFRDREDLIRYEAAMRTLQEVMTAMQAGCWEDALALYTSAKTSWQNLKQTYDLSWQEQLPLFLRCFTVGWTYTRILSRGVEILQRLRRYEDAVDELRSLLSQSMFCPDSRGRWWDRLALNLQQHLKCHEQAIHGIRDGLNDPLVRTGHRLSLHQRATRMKESASFKKYRLLLRDLPSISVQSVTHVTIRGQLFPHEGGTGKSVFLRPAVGHEGSGEGCDAMVICSVEELALAHYRELGFDQGIHGEGSTFSTLFGLLMWDIVYMNVLDVFRTSYQTCPLDLYTDCFYENRKEAIEARAELLSEASTETLQELLAEVWNSQEGRVCALVNWERFSCLQQAQSLVACLGGQFLSGVVLKMAKDYRHSKGGLPDLVVWNTSNNSYKLVEVKGPNDRLSQKQQIWLDELQKLGADVEVCHVTAIGARGARLE; translated from the exons ATGGGTCCCAAGCCTGGTAAAAGTCGATCCAAAGACCATGCCAGGCCCCTAAGAAGACTTTCTCTAGCAAAAAATGCTCATCAGCAGGGTAATGCAAAACTGCAGAAAGGTCCTTCTATTACTTCATTTTTCAAGAACACGCCACCCTCAAAACTGGCCTGCCCGCTTTGTGGCAAGTTCATACCTCGTTTCAAAATCAATGAACACATCGACTCACAGTGTCAAGACTTTCTTGAGGAAAATGACACACAGGCAGCATCTGCAAGTGACAATGAACAGGTGAAAACATCCAGGCACTTTTTAAATAATGCTCCTCAGAGtgcagaagaagagaaaaatgcaagcatgcatgaaaatgatcaggATAGAAAAACAAGCccatattttaaaaagaatggCACGGCAGGGCAAGAATCACCAAACAACAGTTCTCCCCATTCTGGAGAGCCCAAGATAGTCAGTCTTGGGCGGTTGTCTTCAAAACTCTCGAAAAAGGGGTTATTTTCTTTAGAGGACTCTAAAATTCCCAGCCCCCAAACATCTATTAAAGAAGAACCAGTTTTATGTGAGCCAAGTAGTTCACAAAAAGAAAACTTTGATGAGAATGTAAGCCTTAATGCTGAAGTCATCACTAGTTGTTCAGATTTAAGTTCTCAGGTACCAAGTGAAAATCGTGTTGAACCTTGTGTTGAAGAAATAAAGCAGGCCACATCAAAATTAGACTCCTTGGGTCCTGATACCTTTCAGTCAGCAAACACTGCTGCTTCGTTGAGATTaatgaagaggaagaaagaagagaCTCCTGGTGCAGGGGTAGCCACAAAAATGCAGAAGAAAACACGATTTTCAGGGAAAAGAAGTGCCAAATCTGCAAGTGCTGATCCATTACCAGATAGAAGCAGTGATCTTCAACAAGATGCTAGCAACTCCTCTGTGAACCATGGTTCCCTCAGACGACCATACTATCTTCAGAACTTCCTAACTGTTCTCGGAACAGTGCTGGAGAATAAGGATGACCGAGCACTCTTCAGTGAGGAGGAACTCTCATCTATCCAAAGGTTCAAGCAGCTATCAG TTCCTGGACAGATGCTATATGTGCGTCTGTTTCAGAGGAAGTTAAAATGGCTGCAAGTGAGCAAACTAGATTATGCTGAGATTAGTTCAGACCTCAATCCTGTTGTGCAAGAACTTGTCTCCTGTGCCTTCCTCCAGACAG AGTCTGAACTCACAGAGATCCAAGATGTATTAGATCTTCTACCTGCTCCGGAGCTCCGAAGTCTGGCCAAGACTTTCCACCTAGGAGGACCAGGGAGCAGTAGCCAGAAACAGCAGCTGGTGGAAGGGCTTCTCCTTTTGTCCAAACAGCGCTCCTTCTTTTCTCTTGCCCCTGGCCAAAGCAACACTGGTGCAGTCATTCTCAAAAG GGCGAAACAGCTAGCAGGCTCCTGTATTTATCTGTGCCGGGAACCCCATGCTATGTTCTCTCGTGTCCTCCTACTTTTCTCCCTTACTGACACTCTGGAGGAGGAAGAAATGGCATCAGGGGGTCAAGGACAACTCTACACCATTCTGCTGGTCAACTCTGGACGTCTGGCTTTTCCTGCCTACACAGTTCAGCGGTCTGCACAAGTGTTTAGAGACAGGGAAGATTTAATCAG ATATGAAGCTGCCATGCGAACCCTTCAAGAGGTGATGACAGCAATGCAAGCTGGCTGCTGGGAGGATGCTTTAGCCCTTTATACTTCTGCAAAGACTAGCTGGCAAAACTTGAAGCAAACTTATGACTTAAG TTGGCAGGAGCAGTTACCTTTGTTCCTGCGTTGCTTTACAGTCGGTTGGACATATACACGTATATTGTCTCGAGGAGTTGAGATACTACAAAGGCTGCGTCGTTATGAG GATGCAGTGGATGAGCTACGTTCTCTGCTGTCTCAGTCAATGTTCTGTCCAGACAGCAGAGGGCGCTGGTGGGACAGACTGGCACTCAATCTCCAGCAGCACCTAAAATGCCATGAGCAG GCTATCCACGGCATCAGGGATGGATTGAATGATCCACTTGTACGGACAGGTCACCGTTTGTCACTGCACCAGAGAGCCACCAGAATGAAGGAGTCAGCGAGTTTTAAGAAGTACCGCCTGCTCCTTCGAGACCTTCCTTCTATCAGTGTGCAAAGTGTTACTCAT GTTACTATTCGAGGCCAGCTTTTTCCTCATGAGGGTGGAACAGGCAAATCTGTGTTCCTCAGGCCTGCTGTTGGGCATGAAGGCTCTGGAGAAGGATGTGATGCCATGGTTATATGCTCTGTCGAGGAGCTGGCTTTGGCACACTACAGAGAACTTGGCTTCGATCAAG GCATTCATGGTGAAGGCTCTACATTCTCTACTTTGTTTGGTCTTCTGATGTGGGACATTGTCTACATGAATGTCTTGGATGTCTTCAGAACATCATATCAG ACATGTCCCCTGGACCTGTACACTGACTGTTTCTATGAGAATCGGAAGGAGGCTATCGAGGCCCGGGCTGAGCTGTTGTCCGAGGCATCCACAGAAACACTGCAGGAGCTACTGGCTGAAGTGTGGAATTCACAGGAGGGAAGAGTTTGTGCACTTGTCAACTGGGAGAGATTCTCTTGTCTTCAGCAAGCCCAG AGCTTAGTAGCATGTCTAGGAGGACAGTTTTTAAGTGGTGTGGTGCTTAAAATGGCAAAGGACTACAGACATAGCAAAGGAGGACTTCCTGACCTGGTTGTGTGGAACACCTCAAATAACAGCTATAAG CTGGTGGAGGTGAAGGGCCCTAATGACCGTCTGTCTCAGAAACAACAGATCTGGCTGGATGAGTTACAGAAGCTGGGTGCTGATGTTGAAGTGTGTCACGTCACTGCTATTGGAGCTCGTGGAGCGCGACTGGAATAG